Below is a window of Oceanotoga teriensis DNA.
TATGAAAAGATTAATTTCTTTGTTGATAACAGTAATTATAGTTTTTGGTGTCATTTTTTCTTTGATTCTTTTTAACAATAAAAGTGTAAATTCAAATTCGAATTTGAATATAGTTTCAACTACTGGTATGATTAATGATATAGTGATTAATATAGCTGGTGATAAAGCTGAGACTATATCTCTTATGGGATCTGGTGTAGATCCACATCTTTATAAAGCTTCTGAAAGTGATGTCAGCAAGATGGAAAATGCAAATATAATATTCCACAATGGTTTACACCTTGAAGGAAAGATGGCTGAAGTTTTTGAAAATATGAAAAAACTTGGTAAAACAACGGTAGAAGTTTCAGAAGATATTCCAGAAAATATGCTTTTAGAACCTGATGACGGGTATGGAACTCATGATCCACATATATGGTTTAATGTGAATTTATGGATCATGGCTTCTGAAAAAGTATATGAGACTTTATCAGATTATGATAAGAAAAATTCTGAATATTATAAAAAGAATTATGAAAATTATATAAGATCTTTAAATGAATTAAACGATTATGTCATTAAAAAAGTTAAAGAAGTTCCTGAAGATAAAAGAGTGCTCATAACTGCTCATGATGCTTTTAATTATTTTGGAAATGCGTATGGATTTTCAGTTAAGGGAATTCAAGGTATTTCTACCTCGTCTGAAGCTGGAACAAAAGATATAATAGAACTTGCAGATTATATAGCAAAAAACAAAATTAAAGCTATTTTTATAGAATCTTCTATTCCAAAAAGAAATATTCAAGCTTTGCAAGAAGCCGTAAAATCAAGAGGTTTTAATGTTGAAATAGGTGGAGAGTTATTCTCAGATGCTATGGGTGATGCTGGAAGTTTTGAAGGAACATATTATGGAATGGTTAAGCATAATGTAGATACTATAGTGAATGCTTTAAAATAATTATTTAAGGGGTGAGTTCATGTCACAATACGCTTTAGAAGTCAACGATTTAACTGTAGCATATAAAAATAAACCTGTTTTATGGGATATTGATTTAGAAGTTCCTGAAAATAATCTTATGGCAATAGTCGGTCCGAATGGAGCTGGTAAATCTACTTTCATAAAAGCAGTTTTGAATATAATAAAGCCAATTGCTGGTAGTGTTTTAATAAAAGGTAATTCTTATAAAGAAAATATTGAAAAAGTTGGTTATGTGCCTCAGAGAGGTTCTGTTGATTGGGATTTCCCAACTACCGTATTAGATGTTGTCAGTATGGGAGCTTATAGAAAACTTGGCTGGATAAAACTTCCAGGTAAAAAAGAAAAAGATGAAGCAATCTCTGTTTTAAAAAAAGTTGGAATGGAAAAATTTGCTAATAGACAAATAAGTCAATTATCCGGCGGACAACAACAAAGAGTATTTTTGGCAAGAGCTTTACTTCAAAATGCCGATATATACTTTATGGATGAACCATTTCAAGGTGTAGATGCAACAACTGAAAAAGCTATAATTAATATATTGAAGGAATTAAGAGAACAAGGCAAAACAGTTATAGTCGTGCATCATGATCTTCAAACAGTAAAAGAATATTTTGATTCTGTAACAATTTTAAATGTTAGAAAAATAGCTTCTGGACCGGTAGAGCAAGTTTTTACTGAAGAAAACTTACATAAAGCTTATGGCGGAAGTATATCTTTTTTAAGAGAAAGACTGGGAAAGTGATATTATGGATATATTAAAAATGTTTTTTAGCGACTATACTATAAGAACTGTGAGTTTAGGTGCCGGCCTATTAAGTCTCATAAGTGGTGTTTTAGGATCTTTTGCTGTTTTGAGAAAACAATCTTTAATCGGTGATGCAATTTCTCATGCATCTTTACCAGGAATAGCCTTAGTTTTTTTAATCTTTAGAACTAAAGATAGTATTTTTTTGGCACTTGGAGCAATAGCAATATCTTGGATTGCAGCTCTATTGATAAATGCAATAGTTGATAATACAAAAATAAAATATGATAGTGCATTGGGAATAATATTGTCCGTTTTTTTTGGTTTTGGTATGGTTCTTTTAACCCTTGTTCAAAAATTACCCGATGCAAATCAAGCTGGATTAGATAAATATTTATTTGGACAAGCAGCATCTCTGTTGGCAAAAGATATAATCAATATGTCAATACTTGGAAGTATATCTCTTATAATTTTATTGATATTTTGGAAAGAATTTAAGCTTTTAAGTTTTGATTCAGAGTATGCAAAATCTTTAGGTTATAATATAAAATTTCTTGATACATTATTAACGACTTTGATAATAGTCGCAATAGTAGTTGGACTTCAAACTGTAGGAGTAGTTCTAATGAGTGCAATGCTTATAGCTCCAGCAGCAGCATCCAGACAGTGGACAGAAAAAATTTCCATTATGGTTATATTAGCTGGAATACTTGGTTTCATTTCAGGTGTTTCTGGTGCAATTTTAAGTTCAACTGTTTCAAAATTGCCTACAGGACCGACTATTATTTTAATAATGACATTTATAACTATATTTTCATTCTTATTTGGAAGTAAAAGAGGTTTAGTTTGGAAATGGTTGAGATTTAAAGTGAAAAAAACAAATTATAGAAAAGAATTTTTAATAGATTCTATGTATGAAATAATAAAAGATCATGATAATAAAAGTCATGAACATTCAATAGATATATTAAAACCAATACTGCAAAATAATAATGAGTTAAAGGTGTATCTAAAAGAATTACAAAACCAAAATATTATAAATATAAAAAACTATAATTGGTCTTTTACTCAAAAAGGTATACAAGCCATGAAAAGAAAAGAGGTGAAAGAATAATGGGAATACGACAAATAGAGATACAATTAATCGCATCAATCGTAGCAGTAGCAGCCTCTTTACCAGGAAATTTTTTAATACTTAGAAAAATGTCCATGATGAGTGATGCCATAAGTCATTCTATCCTTCCAGGTATAGTAATAGGATTTTTTATAGCTGGTAGTATAAGTTCACCTATATTAGCAATAGGAGCAGCTTTAACTGGCGTTTTAACTGTATGGCTTGTAGAAGTTTTGAATAAAAGTAAACTCATAAATGAAGATGCTTCTATTGGTATAGTATTTCCAGCACTTTTTTCAATAGGTGTAATATTAATAACAAAATTTGCAGGGAATGTTCATTTAGACACAGACGCAGTTTTATTGGGTGAACTTGCTTTCGCACCATTTGACAGAATTATAATAAATGGAATAGATATAGGTCCTAAAAGTCTTATAATGATGAGTGTAATACTTTTGGTAAATTTAATTTTTATTTTTATATTCTATAAAGAACTTAAAATATCAACATTTGATCCATCTTTAGCAGAATCTATGGGTTTTAAGCCCGAAGTGATGCATTATGCACTGATGACAGTAGTTTCAATAACAGCAGTTGGATCTTTTGAAGCAGTTGGATCTATACTTTTAGTTGCTTTGATGATAGCAATACCTGCGACATCGTATTTATTAACTGATGAATTATCAAAAATGATATTACTTTCTTCATTGATAGGTATAATAACTGCCATCTCAGGCTATTGGAGTGCCCATTTATTGGATGTCTCTATATCTGGTTCTATGGCATCTATGGCTGGTATAATATTTTTTATAGTTTTATTTTTATCTCCAAAACACGGAATTTTGACAATGTTAAAAAGAAGGAAAAATCTAAAATTAGAATTCGCTAAGATGGCTTTGACAATACATTTACAAAATCATGAAGAAGAAGAAGAGAGTTCTATAAATCATTTATATGATCATTTTAGTTGGAATGAAAAGTTTGCAGATAAAGTCATTAAAAACTCAATTAAAGACTCTTTGATTAAAATAGAAAATAATATGATATTTCTAACAGAAAAAGGTATTACATTTGCAGATAAATCTCTAAAAGCACTTCGAATAGAAAATTTCAAATAAAATAAACAGGTATTATATCTTCGATATAATACCTGTTCTTATTCAAATTTAGAACTCAATTTATTTAAAGTATTCATAAGTATTTCATATTCTTCAAGCGAAAGGTTCATACTCTTTAATATACAATCTGGTATATCTTCAGCTTTTTTTTGAAGTTCTATTCCTTTTTGCGTAATTTTTATATTTACTTTTCTTTCATCATCTTCTTTTCTTATTCTATTCAAAAGACCCGCTTTTTCCATCTTTTTTAAGAGTGGTGTTAATGTTCCTGTTTTTAAATTCACTTTTTCACCAAGAGTTTTAAAATCCATTTCTTTATTTTCCCATAACACAAGCATAACGAGGTATTGTGTATAACTCAGATCCACTTTTTCTAATATTGGTTTATAAAGTTTTATTATTTTTTTTGATATATCATAAAACTTAAAGCATAATTGATTTTCAAGTTTTAACTTCTCTAACATTTTTTCACCTCGAAAGCTCTTCTGTATTGAATACTATTTTCAATTATATCATTGAAATATCAAGAATGTCAAAAAATAAAGTACCGAACGTATTAAATACATTCGATACTTTATTTTTATTTTATTAATAAATTTGAAATTTTTTCTGCAAATTCTGCAGGGTTTTCAAGTTCTATACCTTCAACAAGTAAAGCTTGATTATATAATATATATGCAATATCTGAAAGTTCTATAGAATCAGAATCTTCTTGATATATATCTTTTAATTTATTAAATACTTGATGTTCTGGATTCAATTCAAGAACTCTTTTTGCATTAAAAGGCATATTTCCATCCATTTGCTTTAATATTTTTTGCATATTTATAGATATATTATCATCTGAACTCACGATACAGGCTGGAGATTTTTTTAGTTTATCTGTAACTCTTACATCCTCAACTTTATCTTTTAAAAGTTCTTTTAATTTGCCAAGCAAATCTTTATTTTCTTCTTGTTTTAAATCTTTTTCTTCTTTATTTCCAAGTTCTAAATCAGATGAACTTATAGACTTAAACTCTATTTCTTTATAATTATTGAGCATCTGTATTAAGAATTCATCTACTTCATCTAATAGGTATATAACTTCAAATCCTTTTTCTTTAATCATTTCCATCTGTGGTAAAGATTCTATATATGAAATACTATCTCCAACAGCATATAAGATGTATTTTTGATCTTCTTTCATTCTTTCTTTATATTCGGATAATGTTATATATTTATTTTCATTTGAGCTCTTGAACAAGAGTAAATCTTCAACTTTGTCTTTTGAATCAATAGATTCATATAATCCAGCTTTTATACCTCTACCAAATTCTTCCCAGAACTCTATGTATTTTTCTCTTTCATCTTTTATGAGAGTTTTTAATTCAGATGTTATTTTCTTTTCTATATTCTTTTTTATAAGTTCTATATTTCTCGAATGTTGAAGTATTTCTCTTGAAATATTTAAAGAAAAATCTGGAGAATCTATGAGACCTTTTACAAAAGAAAAATATTTAGGAAGAAGTTCTTCATATTTTTCCATTATGAAAACATTTTTAGAATATAGGTTTAGCCCTCTTTTAAATTCTTTTGTATAATAGTTAAATGGTGCTTTAGAAGGTATAAATAATAATGCTGTAAACTGTATTGTAGATCCTTCAGCTTTAAAATGAATAGTTTTTAATGGATCATTCCAATCATAAAAATTTTCTTTATAGAATTGATTGTATTCTTCATCTTTTATCTGAGATTTATTCTTTCTCCATAATGATTCCATCGAGTTTAATGTTTTTATTTCTTTTTCTTGCTTGCCTTCTTCTTTATATTCTGTAACTTCCATTTTTATTGGATATTTTATATAGTTCGAATATTTTTTTATTAAATCTTTTATTATAAATTCATCAAGTATTTTAAAATCATTCAAATCTTTTCTTATATGTAAAGTAATCTTTGTTCCCCTTTTTTCTTTGTTTATATTTTCTATTTCATATTCCCCGTCACCTTTAGAAACCCATTTTATTGCTTTTTCTGAAGGTTGATCATATTTAAGACTTTCTACTATAACTTCATCTGCTACCATGAAGGCAGAGTAAAATCCAACACCGAATTGTCCTATTAAATCCATTTCATCTTTTTCGTTCTTTAAATCTTTGAGTTTTTCCATAAAAACTTTTGTACCAGATTTTGCAATAGTTCCAAGATTTTCTACAGCATCTTCATAATTTAAACCTATTCCATTATCTTCGATATATAAATTTTCTTCATCATAAGATAAATTTATACATAGGTTTTTATCTTCACCAAGAATATCTGGGTTTTTTATAGATTCAAATCTCAATTTATCTATTGCATCAGATGCATTAGATATTAATTCTCTTAGAAAAATCTCTTTATGTGTATATATAGAGTTTATCATGAGATCTAAAAGTTGTTTAGTTTCTGTTTGAAATTGTTTTCTTTCAGCCATAAGAATCCTCCTTATCACTCTAATATTAAGTTTGCTAATTCCATATATTATTATAACATGAAATTTGAGATATTTGCGTTTTTTACTTATTTGTAATTGTAGCGATATTTACATTTAATAAATGATTGTTATAATTAATACAGATAATAATTGTCGGGTATAGCCCTGGCATAAATCAGCCCCTTCAAAATCCCATTTTGTTTACTGAGAAACTAAGGTAAGTTAGGTATAAGTATTTTATTTACTACTGCTGCAACGGTGATAAATTCGATTTTTAAGGTATCCTGTGATATTTACAGGATACTTTTTCTATCTAATAATAATTATTTTTATAAAATTAACATATACGAGGTGATTAAATGAATCCAAAACACAAAATAGCTAAATTGTTATCTAAAAATTTTAATGCTCTTTCAATTTTGACTATGTGGCATTACAACATAAGATAATTTTAATGAAGTGTATAGAGATTTTCTATACACTTTTTTATTTAAGTGAATTTGTGATTATATTAACTAATTTGTTTCGTTTTTTGATTTTATATTTAATTAAAATACTTTAAATCTAATTATTTATTCTTTTCTCTTTTTTTCTGATTTGACTTTACGATTTTTTTCACATATAATTTAATTGAAAACAAAAAGTTAATTTTTTCACCTACATCTCGGGAGGTGGTCTGATGAAAGCAGAAGAATTTAAGGTTTATTTGAGTGAATTTAATTGTATTGAAGAAGATTTTTGTATCACATTTGTACTTACAGACTGTAGAGATGGAGTAAATGATAATGAATGCTATATAACTCCTGATAAATACTTGATTGAAGATGATAAGATTATTTTATATGAAAAAAATCCTTATAATTGTTTTAAAAAAGTTCATTTTAATGAATTAATGGAAAACTTTTCAAAAAAAGATCTTTATATAATGGATAAAAAGAGAAGACTTTATTCTATAGATTTCAATATCACTCCAATATTTGATTTCAGTAACATAATTTTTGACGTCCCTTTATTCAATTATTGTGGTAACTCCTGCATAAAATATGAAGGTGCTTAATGCACCTTCATATTTTTTATTTTATTCCAAATTTTTTCTTTAGATTTTCAAGTTTTTCTTTATCATTATCTTCTTTGAATTCAAATTCTTCATCACTTAATATGCTTTTTATTGATTTATATTTTTTCTTAGGTAATTTATCATATATTTTTTCTATATTTATTATTGCAAATCTTTTATTTATAAGATCTTTAGATATTAAATGATACTTTAATTCATCTGATATTATAGCAAAATCATTTTCATTGAATAAATACATTT
It encodes the following:
- a CDS encoding metal ABC transporter solute-binding protein, Zn/Mn family; this encodes MKRLISLLITVIIVFGVIFSLILFNNKSVNSNSNLNIVSTTGMINDIVINIAGDKAETISLMGSGVDPHLYKASESDVSKMENANIIFHNGLHLEGKMAEVFENMKKLGKTTVEVSEDIPENMLLEPDDGYGTHDPHIWFNVNLWIMASEKVYETLSDYDKKNSEYYKKNYENYIRSLNELNDYVIKKVKEVPEDKRVLITAHDAFNYFGNAYGFSVKGIQGISTSSEAGTKDIIELADYIAKNKIKAIFIESSIPKRNIQALQEAVKSRGFNVEIGGELFSDAMGDAGSFEGTYYGMVKHNVDTIVNALK
- a CDS encoding metal ABC transporter ATP-binding protein, translating into MSQYALEVNDLTVAYKNKPVLWDIDLEVPENNLMAIVGPNGAGKSTFIKAVLNIIKPIAGSVLIKGNSYKENIEKVGYVPQRGSVDWDFPTTVLDVVSMGAYRKLGWIKLPGKKEKDEAISVLKKVGMEKFANRQISQLSGGQQQRVFLARALLQNADIYFMDEPFQGVDATTEKAIINILKELREQGKTVIVVHHDLQTVKEYFDSVTILNVRKIASGPVEQVFTEENLHKAYGGSISFLRERLGK
- a CDS encoding metal ABC transporter permease, translating into MDILKMFFSDYTIRTVSLGAGLLSLISGVLGSFAVLRKQSLIGDAISHASLPGIALVFLIFRTKDSIFLALGAIAISWIAALLINAIVDNTKIKYDSALGIILSVFFGFGMVLLTLVQKLPDANQAGLDKYLFGQAASLLAKDIINMSILGSISLIILLIFWKEFKLLSFDSEYAKSLGYNIKFLDTLLTTLIIVAIVVGLQTVGVVLMSAMLIAPAAASRQWTEKISIMVILAGILGFISGVSGAILSSTVSKLPTGPTIILIMTFITIFSFLFGSKRGLVWKWLRFKVKKTNYRKEFLIDSMYEIIKDHDNKSHEHSIDILKPILQNNNELKVYLKELQNQNIINIKNYNWSFTQKGIQAMKRKEVKE
- a CDS encoding metal ABC transporter permease, whose amino-acid sequence is MGIRQIEIQLIASIVAVAASLPGNFLILRKMSMMSDAISHSILPGIVIGFFIAGSISSPILAIGAALTGVLTVWLVEVLNKSKLINEDASIGIVFPALFSIGVILITKFAGNVHLDTDAVLLGELAFAPFDRIIINGIDIGPKSLIMMSVILLVNLIFIFIFYKELKISTFDPSLAESMGFKPEVMHYALMTVVSITAVGSFEAVGSILLVALMIAIPATSYLLTDELSKMILLSSLIGIITAISGYWSAHLLDVSISGSMASMAGIIFFIVLFLSPKHGILTMLKRRKNLKLEFAKMALTIHLQNHEEEEESSINHLYDHFSWNEKFADKVIKNSIKDSLIKIENNMIFLTEKGITFADKSLKALRIENFK
- a CDS encoding MarR family winged helix-turn-helix transcriptional regulator, with protein sequence MLEKLKLENQLCFKFYDISKKIIKLYKPILEKVDLSYTQYLVMLVLWENKEMDFKTLGEKVNLKTGTLTPLLKKMEKAGLLNRIRKEDDERKVNIKITQKGIELQKKAEDIPDCILKSMNLSLEEYEILMNTLNKLSSKFE
- the htpG gene encoding molecular chaperone HtpG, which encodes MAERKQFQTETKQLLDLMINSIYTHKEIFLRELISNASDAIDKLRFESIKNPDILGEDKNLCINLSYDEENLYIEDNGIGLNYEDAVENLGTIAKSGTKVFMEKLKDLKNEKDEMDLIGQFGVGFYSAFMVADEVIVESLKYDQPSEKAIKWVSKGDGEYEIENINKEKRGTKITLHIRKDLNDFKILDEFIIKDLIKKYSNYIKYPIKMEVTEYKEEGKQEKEIKTLNSMESLWRKNKSQIKDEEYNQFYKENFYDWNDPLKTIHFKAEGSTIQFTALLFIPSKAPFNYYTKEFKRGLNLYSKNVFIMEKYEELLPKYFSFVKGLIDSPDFSLNISREILQHSRNIELIKKNIEKKITSELKTLIKDEREKYIEFWEEFGRGIKAGLYESIDSKDKVEDLLLFKSSNENKYITLSEYKERMKEDQKYILYAVGDSISYIESLPQMEMIKEKGFEVIYLLDEVDEFLIQMLNNYKEIEFKSISSSDLELGNKEEKDLKQEENKDLLGKLKELLKDKVEDVRVTDKLKKSPACIVSSDDNISINMQKILKQMDGNMPFNAKRVLELNPEHQVFNKLKDIYQEDSDSIELSDIAYILYNQALLVEGIELENPAEFAEKISNLLIK